The stretch of DNA TTCCCGGCAGTTCGCCGCGATCTCCGGGGCACCGCCCGCGCCGGGCAGCCGCACCTTCGGACTCGCGTAGTCCCCGCCGATCACGGTGGAGTTGATGTTGCCGAACTTGTCCACCTGCGCGCCGCCGAGGAAGCCGAAGTCGATCCGGCCCGGCTGCAACCAGTAGTTGAAGATCTCCGGCACGCTGACCACCGAGTCCGCGGTGTCGGCGAGGATGCCGTCGCCGATCGACAGCGGCAGCTGGTCCGGCTTGGTCCCGAGCGTGCCGGACTCGTAGACCAGCACCAGGTCCGGGGCGTGCGTGCGGCGGGCGAGGTTGGCTGCGGTGCTGGGCAGGCCGATGCCCACGAAGCAGGCGGCGCCGTTGTGCAGCGTGCGCGCGGCGGCGACGCTCATCATCTCGTCGGCGGTGAACGTCATCGCGCGCTCCTCTCGGCGGTGGTCCGCACGTTCGCCTCGATCCAGGTCTCGAATTCCTCGCGGCTGCGGGAGATCGCGTCCCAGTTCTGGTAGTAGCCGTTGTCGCGCTCGTAGAAGCCCTGCGCGTAGGAGGGGCGCGCTCCGCCGGGCGCTTCGGCGACGGCGGTCACCGCCCACTTCGGCAGCACCACACCGCCGGGGCGCGGGGTGAGCTCGTCGACGATCTCCTCGACGGTCACCAGGGAACGCTTCGAGGCGAGCACGGTCTCCTTCTGCACCCCGGTGATGCCCCACATCTGCACGTTGCCCGCCCGGTCGGCCTGCTGGGCGTGCACGATGCCGACGTCCGGGTTCAGCGCGGGCACCGCGGCCAGCGTCTCGCCGGTGAACGGGCACCGGATGGTCTTGATGTTCTCGGTCTGCTCGACCAGGTCGGTGCCGGTGTAGCCGCGCAGCACCGCGAACGGCAGCCCGGAGGCGCCCGCGGCGTAGCGGTTGGCCATGCCCGCGTGGCTGTGCTCCTCGATCTCCAGCGGTACCGGCCAGGAGTTCTGCACGGCATCGCGGAACCGGTGCAGCGAGCCGACACCGGGGTTGCCGCCCCAGGAGAACACCAGCTTGCGCGCGCACCCGGCGCCGATCAGCTGGTCGTAGACGATGTCCGGCGTCATCCGCACCAGCGTGAGGTCCTCGCGGCCCTGCCGAATGATCTCCTGCCCGGCCGCGACGGGGATGAGATGGGTGAAGCCCTCCATGGCGACCTCGTCGCCGTCGGCGACCAGCTCCGCGATGGCTTCGGACAGCGCCAGGATGCGTGCCACCCCGATCAGCTCCGATCGTGCGCATAGTGAACAGATGTGCTTAATACGAACATAGCGAGCGGCTGGATGGCCGGTCAAGAGATCCCGTTCGCCCACAAACGAACTGCATTGATTCCGAACCCTTCGCCGGAAACCGCACGTGTGCGCGAGCGCGGGCGGCTAAGTTGAGCGGAATGCGCGTCCTGTTCACCGCGCTCGCCGCGTACGGGCATGTTCATCCGCTGCTGCCGCTGGCCGTCGCCGCCCGCGAGCAAGGCCACGAGGTCGCTTTCGCGACCGGCCGGGTCATGCACGATCCGCTGCGCGCCGCGGGTTTCGAACCGATCGACGCCGGAGCGTCGATCAGCGAAGCGGGTGCGGAGGCCGCCAGGGACCTGTTCGGCACCGAACTCGGCGAGCTGTCGCCGGAGCAGTTGCCCGCGGTCGGGGCCGCGGCGTTCGGCACGGTGCTGCCGCGGCGCTTCCTCGCAGACCTGGAACCGGTGCTCGCCCGGTTCGAGCCCGACCTGGTGGTGTTCGAGGCCGCCACCGGCGGAGCGGAACTCGCCGCCCGGCGCGCCGGGGTGCCCGCCGTCGCGCACGGCGTCGGCCCTGCGGTCGACAAGGGATTCGAGGAGCACCGCGAGCAGCTGGCGGCGGTCGCCGCCGAGGTGGGTCTTCCCGTCGGGAAAGCGGCCCCTTACCTCGACATCTATCCGCCATCGCTGCAGGACCCCGCGTTCCGGTCCCGGCCGGAGCGGATCGAAATGCGTCCTCGGGCGTTCGCCGAAGCAGGCGAGCTGCCCGAGCCGGTGCTGCGCCGGAACAGGGAGTTGGGCCGCAACAGGCAGCTCGTGTACCTGACGTTCGGCACCGGGTTCGGCACCGCCGAGACGTTGCGCCGGGGGATCGACGCGCTGGCGCCGTTGGAAGCCGACGTGCTGGTCGCGGCCGGTCCGGCGGTGGACGTCGCGCAACTCGGGGATGTGCCGGGCAACGTGCTGGTCGAGCGATGGGTCCCGCAAGCGCGCCTAATGCCGCACATCGACCTGCTGGTGCACCACGGCGGCAGCGGCACGACGCTCGGCGCGTTGAGCACCGGTGTGCCGCAGCTCGTGCTGCCGCGCGGTGCCGACCAGTTCGTCAACGCCGCCGCGGTGCACGACTCCGGCGCCGGTGCGCGGCTGCTGCCCGACGAGGCCGATGCGTCCGCGATCGGGGCCGCGGCTCGCGGCCTGCTGGCGGACGACCGCACGCGGCAGGTCGCGGGCAGGATCTCGGCCGAGATCGCCGCGATGCCCGCACCGGAGGAACTCGCCGGGCGACTGCCGGAGCTGGCGCGGCTGTCGTGAGCGTCCTGGCGGGGAGCCTTTCCGGTCGATGAAGCCGGATCGGGGAGCGGCCTTCCGCGGCTGTGGCTACGCCGGTGGCCGGTCCCGCGCGGCAGTTCGAGCGGAACCGCTCCGCAGACGCTTCCGCAAGGCCCTAGAGATATCCGCTGGCGGGCAGGCCGTCCTGCGGCAGGCCCAGCACGGCGACCGCCGCGTTCGCCGCGGCCACGGCCTGCTGGTGCCCGGTTTCGCCCCAGTTGAGCAGGTCACCGGCTTTCGCCGGGTGCACCAGCAGCCGCAGGTAGGTCCGCCCGTTGTCCGGGTCCGGCTCCGGGGCGTGCACCCCGCTGATCCGCGCGGCCATGCGCACCTGCGCGTACGGGGAGACGCCGTCGTCCACGCACTGGTAGCCGAGGTAGTGCGGCTCGGTGATGTCCAGCGTGACCTCCTCGAAGGTCTCCCTGCGCAGCACCTCGACGTAGCCGCACTCGCCCGGTTCGGGTCGTCCGCCGGGCAGCGAGTGCTTGCCGCCGTCGACCCGGATGAGCACGCGGCCGTCGGGGGCGAACAGGAATCCGTAGACCTGCCGGACCGGCAGCTCGGCAGGCACGGCGCGGGTGTGCCAGGAGAACTTCGCCATCGCAAGATCCCTTCGTCGAGCCCCGGCGGCCGGGCCGCTGTCGAACCGATCAGGTTACCGCCGGTGCGCCCGGAAATCCCGCAGCAACGCGGCCGCGCGCGGGGCCCGGTGGGCGGCTCCAGCACCCGGCGGGCCGCACTGGGCCGATTGGTCCTTTGTGGATGGTCCGGGTGTCCGCAGCGTGGAACGCCGTTCGGCGCTGTTGACAGTCCTTCGGCGGCCCTGGTCGGATGAGCCCGTGTTCGCCGCGCAGCTGACGAAACGCCGCCACGTGGACCTCGTCCGCGTCGGCGCGCAGGGTTGTCGATTCTGATCTCCAGCGCCGCCGCTCGCGAACTTCCGGCCGTTTTCCGCGTCCTGTAGCAGGCAGGTCCGATTCCCCAGGCAGGCCGGTTGCCAGGCAGACCCGGTTCCCGGGTCGGTTCAGTTCCCAGACCGGCCCGGTTCCCAGACCGGCCCGGTTCCAGGTCGGCTCAGTTCCCAGGCAGGCGCAGTTCCGCTGTACCCGGCGACGGCCGCGCAGCGCGTCAATCGCGCGGCGGCCCGCCGGTCGATCCCTTTCTCGCACCGCGGTGCAGCGCGTCCGCGCGCCGCCGCCCGAGCACGACCGCACAACGGGAGACGACCGTGTCCGAAGACAAGCCCGCCGAACCGCTGAAGTTCGCCTACTGGGTGCCCAACGTCAGCGGCGGCCTGGTCACCAGCACCATCGAACAGCGCACCGAGTTCAGCTACGACTACAACAAGCGGCTCGCGGTGCTCGCCGAGCGCAGCGGGTTCGAGTACGCGCTCAGCCAGGTCCGCTACGCCTCCAGCTACAGCGCCGCCGAGCAGCACGATCCGGCGGCGTTCAGCCTCGGCCTGCTCACCGAGACCGAGCGGCTGAAGCTGATCGTGGCCGCGCACCCCGGGCTGTGGCACCCGGCGATCCTGGCGAAGTTCGGGATCACCGCAGACATCATCTCGCAGGGCCGGTTCGCGGTGAACATCGTCAGCGGCTGGTTCAAGGGCGAGTTCACCGGCCTCGGCGAGCCGTGGCTGGAGCACGACGAGCGCTACCGGCGCACCGAGGAGTTCATCCGCGTGCTGCGCGGATTGTGGACGCAGCCGAACTTCGAGCTGGCAGGCGACTTCTACCGGATCCGCGACTTCAGCCTGCGCCCGCAGCCGTACCAGGTGCCCGGGCGGCCGCACCCGGAGATCTTCCAGGGCGGCAACTCCACCGCCGCACGGCGGCTGGCCGGGCGCGTGTCGGACTGGTACTTCAGCAACGGCAAGGACTTCGACGGTTTCTCCGAGCAGGTCGCCGACGTCCGCGAGCACGCGGCGGCGAACCGGCACACCGTCCGATTCGGACTCAACGGCTTCCTGATCGCCCGCGAGACCGAGTCCGAGGCCAAGGCCGTGCTGCGGGAGATCGTGGACAAGGCGGACACCGAGGCCGTGGAGGGCTTCCGCAAGTCCGTGCAGCAGGCCGGTAACTCCACATCGGACGGAAAGGGCATGTGGGCGGACTCCGAGTTCGCCGATCTGGTGCAGTACAACGACGGTTTCCGCACCGGGCTGATCGGCACCCCGGAGCAGATCGCGCACCGGATCATCGAGTACAAGAAGCGCGGCGCGAACCTGATCCTGCTGGGTTTCCTGCACTACCTCGAAGACGTCGAGCACTTCGGCCAGCACGTGCTGCCCATCGTCCGCGAGCTGGAAGCCGAACTGGACCGCAAGGGCGATCCCGTCGGCGCCGCTGTCTGAGCCCTCGAACTCTTCGCACGCAGGTGGTCGCGCACCGGGCCAGCCGCAACGGCCGGTGCGCGGACACCTCCTGACCTGACTTGGAGACAACAGAATGAGCGTTACCGACGACACCGCTACGCGCTGGCAGCAGCGCCCGAGCACCGCGCAGGGCTGGATCGAGCGGGCGCAGGACGTCGCCGCGCTGCTGGCCACCGACGCGGTCGCCCGCGACCGGGCGGGCGAGACCCCGCACGCCGAGGTCCGGCTGCTCAAGGACGCCGGGCTGGTCACCCTGCTCGGCCCCGCCGAGCACGGCGGGGGCGGGCAGACCTGGTCCACCGCGTACAAGGTCACCCGCGAGGTCGCCAAGGGCGACGGATCCATCGGCCAGCTGCTCGGCTACCACTACCTGTGGGCGTGGGCGGTGCGGCTGGTCGGCACCGACGAGCAGATCGAGCAGGTCGAGCGGCTCTACACCGGCGAGGTCCTGTTCTTCGGCGGGGCGGTCAACCCCCGCGACGCCGACGTGGTGATCACCGACGACGGCGCGGAAATCGTGTTCAACGGCCGCAAGTCGTTCTCCACCGGCGGCAAGGTCTCCGACCTGACCGTCCTGGAAGGCGTGCTGGCGGGCACCGACAAGCACATCTTCGCGATCGTGCCCTCCGACCAGGACCGCATCGTGTTCGGCGACGACTGGGACAACCTGGGCCAGCGGCTCACCGAGTCCGGCAGCGTCGAGATCCGCGACGTGCGGGTGCCGTGGGAATCGGCGGCGGGCTACGTGGACAAGGAATTCCGGCCGCTGGTCTACAACACGCTGAACACGCCCACCATCCAGCTGGTGTTCGCGAACTTCTACCTGGGCATCGCGCAGGGCGCGCTGGACGTGGCGAGTTCTTACACCCGGGAGAAGACCCGCGCCTGGCCCTACGGCGGGGACAACAAGGAAAGCGCCACCGAGGAGTTCTACGTCCTCGACGCCTACGGCGACCTGCAGGCCAAGCTGTGGGCGGCGGAGGCGCTGATCGACCGGGCGGGCGGCGAGCTGGAGCAACTGCTGCACGCCGAGCGCGAGTCGGTGACCGCGCAGCAGCGCGGCTCGGCGGCCGTGCTGATCGCGGCGGCGAAGCAGCGGATCGTGGACACCGGCCTGGAGATCGCGACCAAGATCTACGAGGTCACCGGTGCGCGGGCCACCTCGAACAAGGCGGGCCTGGACATCTTCTGGCGCAATCTGCGCACGCACACGCTGCACGACCCGGTGGCCTACAAGCGGGTCGAGGTCGGCCGCTACGCGTTGCTCGGCGAAATCCCGGAACCCACCTGGTACACCTGAGCCCGATGCCGTGGCACCAGCGCCCGTCCGGCGATCCAGCCGGGCGGGCGCTCTCGCGCGGGTGCTGCCGTCGGGCGAGTCGATGCGGGAAAGATCCTGCGATAGCCCGTGCCGATGCGACCGGTCGCTCGATCGGCCTCAGCCGAACCACTTGGCGAAGAACCACGCCACCCGGCTGACCCGGCGCACCTTCGGCTCGAAACCGGCGATGCCGTTGACCTCCCAGTGCTGCCCGCACTCCGGGCACTGGTACGGCCCGAGCCGGGTGGTGTCCACCTCGCACGGGTGGCCCCTGCGTCCTCGCTGCATTCCGCCCCTTCCGCAGCTCGCGTCCGCGCCCCGTGTTCGAAGCCGCACGACCGATCACACCACGCCCGGCGACGCGGCGGAACCGATCACCTCGCCCGTCATCCGGCCGCGTGGGTGGGGACCTTTGGCCGTGTGACGCCGCGTATCCGATTTCTACCTTTGACTGCGAGGGGAATCCGGCCGCGGTGGGCGGCCGGGCGAACAGATGGGACGAACCGTGATGCGGCGGAACATCGAAACCGGAGTGCGGATCAGCTAAGCGGCCGCGCGCGCATCCGGCTGTTGCTGTGGGCCGGGGGAGCTGCGCTTAGCCTGGGGAAGGCGAGATCTGGCGCGTCGCCCGCGGTCCGCGGGTGGAAGCGGGGCTGCGAGATGGACACAGGTGACGGCGTCCGGGAAGAGGGCGCACCGGACGGCGCCGCGCGCGGCACCCGGATCGCGCTCGTGGACGATCACGAGGTGGTGCGCCGCGGCATAGCCGATCTGCTGGAGGACGAAGCCGACTTCGAGATCGTCGCCGAGGTCGGCTCGGTGCGCGAAGCCCTCGTGCGGCTGCCGCGGGCGAATCCGGACGTGGCCGTGCTGGACGTGCGGCTGCCGGACGGCAACGGCATCGAGCTGTGCCGCGAACTGCTGACGATCCTGCCCGGCGTGCGGTGCCTGGTGCTGACCTCCTTCTCCGACGACGAGGCGCTGCTGGACGCGATCATGGCGGGTGCCTCCGGCTACGTGCTCAAGCAGGTGCTCGGCTCCGACCTGCGCTCGGCCATCCGGCAGGTCGCCGCGGGCCGGTCGCTGCTGGACTCGCGCACCACCGCGGCCGTGCTGGAGCGGCAGCGGCGCAAGCAGGCCCAGGAGGACCCGCTGCACCGGCTGACCGAGCAGGAACGCGCGGTGCTGGAGCTGATCGGCGTCGGCATGACCAATCGGCAGATCGCCGAGCGGATGTTCCTCGCCGAGAAGACGGTGAAGAACTACGTCTCCCAGCTGCTGGCCAAGCTCGGGATGCAACGCCGCACCCAGGCAGCGGTGCTGGCCACCGAACTGCGCCAGGGCCACCACGACAAGTGATCAGGCGCCTCGAACGAGTTCGCATGCGTGCTTCGGCATGTGTTCGGCTGCCGGTGTTCCTAGGCTGAACGGGTCAAACCGGACCCCGTTCAGCGCTGAAGGAGATCGATGACCACCGCGCACCAGGAACACACCGATCACGCCCACCGGCACGGCGACGGTTGCGGGCACGTCGCGGTCCCGCACGGCGACCACGTGGATTACGTCCACGACGGGCACCTGCACACCGCGCACGACGGGCACTACGACGAGTGCGAGCCTAACGGTCACACCGTGCACGAACAGCACGCCCACCGGCACGGCGACGGTTGCGGGCACGTCGCGGTCCCGCACGGCGACCACGTCGACTACCTGCACGACGGCCACCGGCACGCCGCGCACGAGGACCACTACGACGAGCACTGAAGCAGGATCTGCATTGAGCTCGTTTTGCGTAGGTGGTCGCTTGGCGGAACCTCAGGCGCCTGCTCGCTGCGGGATCTCATCCTGACGTAGCTCCCTACGCGGCGTCTTTACAGGTCCGGGCCGCTGTCCTCGCGAGCAGACGCCTGAGAACCCGCGGCGTTGCCGGTTGCCTAGGTGGCGAAAGCGGCTGACGCCGCTTGGAAAGACGAAACATTCCAGCAAACACAAGTGGGACGAAGAACCCGGTCCTGACGAGCCCTGGCCCCCGCGGTCAGGGCTCGTTGCTGTTGAGCGGGGCGTGCCAGCACAGCCGGGTGCCGCCGGTGGCAGCGGCCTGCACGTCCAGGCCGCCCGAGCACTGGGTGGCGCGCTTGCGCAGGTTCGCCAGCCCGCTGCGGGCGGGGTTCTCGCCGATGCCGGTCCCGTTGTCGACGATCTCGATGGTCAGTTCCGCGCCGGTGTCGATGGAGACCGTGATCTCGGTGGCCTCGCCGTGCCGCAGCGCGTTGGTGACCGCCTCCCGCACGACCGCTTCGGCGTGCTCGAAGTAGGTGGCGGGCACCGCGGTGTCGACGGCCCCGGACATCCGCACCGATGGTGCGAAGCCGGCGCCGCTGCTGGCGTCGGCCACGGTGTCCAGCAGCCGCCTGCGCAGGCTCAC from Saccharopolyspora sp. SCSIO 74807 encodes:
- a CDS encoding CoA-transferase produces the protein MTFTADEMMSVAAARTLHNGAACFVGIGLPSTAANLARRTHAPDLVLVYESGTLGTKPDQLPLSIGDGILADTADSVVSVPEIFNYWLQPGRIDFGFLGGAQVDKFGNINSTVIGGDYASPKVRLPGAGGAPEIAANCREVLIVMRQSTRSFVEQVDFVSSVGFGRGKGDREKLGLQGRGPVKVITDLGVMQPDPDTCELTLTTLSPGVEAGQVKEATGWDLKVVDEPGVQDPPTETELSVLRELKATIGKD
- a CDS encoding CoA transferase subunit A, giving the protein MARILALSEAIAELVADGDEVAMEGFTHLIPVAAGQEIIRQGREDLTLVRMTPDIVYDQLIGAGCARKLVFSWGGNPGVGSLHRFRDAVQNSWPVPLEIEEHSHAGMANRYAAGASGLPFAVLRGYTGTDLVEQTENIKTIRCPFTGETLAAVPALNPDVGIVHAQQADRAGNVQMWGITGVQKETVLASKRSLVTVEEIVDELTPRPGGVVLPKWAVTAVAEAPGGARPSYAQGFYERDNGYYQNWDAISRSREEFETWIEANVRTTAERSAR
- a CDS encoding nucleotide disphospho-sugar-binding domain-containing protein, whose translation is MRVLFTALAAYGHVHPLLPLAVAAREQGHEVAFATGRVMHDPLRAAGFEPIDAGASISEAGAEAARDLFGTELGELSPEQLPAVGAAAFGTVLPRRFLADLEPVLARFEPDLVVFEAATGGAELAARRAGVPAVAHGVGPAVDKGFEEHREQLAAVAAEVGLPVGKAAPYLDIYPPSLQDPAFRSRPERIEMRPRAFAEAGELPEPVLRRNRELGRNRQLVYLTFGTGFGTAETLRRGIDALAPLEADVLVAAGPAVDVAQLGDVPGNVLVERWVPQARLMPHIDLLVHHGGSGTTLGALSTGVPQLVLPRGADQFVNAAAVHDSGAGARLLPDEADASAIGAAARGLLADDRTRQVAGRISAEIAAMPAPEELAGRLPELARLS
- a CDS encoding NUDIX hydrolase, whose protein sequence is MAKFSWHTRAVPAELPVRQVYGFLFAPDGRVLIRVDGGKHSLPGGRPEPGECGYVEVLRRETFEEVTLDITEPHYLGYQCVDDGVSPYAQVRMAARISGVHAPEPDPDNGRTYLRLLVHPAKAGDLLNWGETGHQQAVAAANAAVAVLGLPQDGLPASGYL
- the sfnG gene encoding dimethylsulfone monooxygenase SfnG, producing the protein MSEDKPAEPLKFAYWVPNVSGGLVTSTIEQRTEFSYDYNKRLAVLAERSGFEYALSQVRYASSYSAAEQHDPAAFSLGLLTETERLKLIVAAHPGLWHPAILAKFGITADIISQGRFAVNIVSGWFKGEFTGLGEPWLEHDERYRRTEEFIRVLRGLWTQPNFELAGDFYRIRDFSLRPQPYQVPGRPHPEIFQGGNSTAARRLAGRVSDWYFSNGKDFDGFSEQVADVREHAAANRHTVRFGLNGFLIARETESEAKAVLREIVDKADTEAVEGFRKSVQQAGNSTSDGKGMWADSEFADLVQYNDGFRTGLIGTPEQIAHRIIEYKKRGANLILLGFLHYLEDVEHFGQHVLPIVRELEAELDRKGDPVGAAV
- a CDS encoding acyl-CoA dehydrogenase family protein, whose protein sequence is MSVTDDTATRWQQRPSTAQGWIERAQDVAALLATDAVARDRAGETPHAEVRLLKDAGLVTLLGPAEHGGGGQTWSTAYKVTREVAKGDGSIGQLLGYHYLWAWAVRLVGTDEQIEQVERLYTGEVLFFGGAVNPRDADVVITDDGAEIVFNGRKSFSTGGKVSDLTVLEGVLAGTDKHIFAIVPSDQDRIVFGDDWDNLGQRLTESGSVEIRDVRVPWESAAGYVDKEFRPLVYNTLNTPTIQLVFANFYLGIAQGALDVASSYTREKTRAWPYGGDNKESATEEFYVLDAYGDLQAKLWAAEALIDRAGGELEQLLHAERESVTAQQRGSAAVLIAAAKQRIVDTGLEIATKIYEVTGARATSNKAGLDIFWRNLRTHTLHDPVAYKRVEVGRYALLGEIPEPTWYT
- a CDS encoding response regulator transcription factor, which translates into the protein MDTGDGVREEGAPDGAARGTRIALVDDHEVVRRGIADLLEDEADFEIVAEVGSVREALVRLPRANPDVAVLDVRLPDGNGIELCRELLTILPGVRCLVLTSFSDDEALLDAIMAGASGYVLKQVLGSDLRSAIRQVAAGRSLLDSRTTAAVLERQRRKQAQEDPLHRLTEQERAVLELIGVGMTNRQIAERMFLAEKTVKNYVSQLLAKLGMQRRTQAAVLATELRQGHHDK